The DNA region GCTCATCGCGCTGATCGAGCGCCGGGCGACATTCTGGCACCCTTCCTACCGCCAGAGGGCATGAGGCAAATGACACCAAGGCAAGTCATGCCAAGAATCTGACTACCAAGAATTGGAATGTGACTACCAAGGATTGGAACGTGACTACCAGGGATTGGCGCTGAGACGCCGCAACAAGGGAGAAACTAAGATGAAAAAACTCGCACTTGGTCGTGCGGCAGTATTTGGCCTCGCGGCGGCAGTCAGCCTGGCCGCCCTGACGACGGCGCAGGCCGCCGACAAGGTGACCTTGCAGCTCAAATGGGTGACGCAGGCACAATTCGCCGGCTATTACGTCGCCAAGGACAAGGGCTTCTACAAAGAGGCCGGCCTCGACGTGACCATCAAGCCGGGCGGACCCGATGTCGCCCCGCCGCAGGTCATCGCCGGCGGCGGCGCCGATGTGGTGATCGACTGGATGCCCTCCGCCCTCGCGTCGCGCGAGAAGGGCGTGGCGCTCGTCAACATCGCCCAGCCTTTCAAGCGCTCGGGCATGGAGCTCACCTGCCGCGCCGATACCGGCATCAAGTCGCCGACGGATTTCAAGAACAAGACGCTCGGCGTCTGGTTCTCCGGCAACGAATATCCGTTCCTCGCCTGGATGTCGAAGCTCGGCCTCAAGACCGACGGCTCGGCCGGCGGCGTGAAGGTGCTCAAACAGGGCTTCAACGTCGATCCCCTGCTGCAGAAGCAAGCCGACTGCATCTCGACCATGACTTATAACGAATATTGGCAGGTCATCGACGGGGGCATCCCGGCCGACAAGCTGGTCGTCTTCAAATATGAGGACCAGGGCGTCGCCACCATGGAAGACGGGCTCTACGCCATGGAGGACAAGCTCAAGGACCCGGCCTTCGTCGAGAAGCTGGCGCGCTTCGTGAAGGCCTCCGAGAAGGGCTTCGAATGGGCGCGCGAGCATCCGACCGACGCCGCCAAGGTCGTGCTCGACAACGACTCGACCGGTGCCCAGACCGAGAAGCACCAGGTCCGCATGATGGGTGAGATCAACAAGCTCACCGCCGGCACCGACGGCACGCTCGTCGAAGCGGACTTCACCCGCACCGTGAAGGAGCTCCTGGCGAGCGGCTCGGATCCCGTGATCACCAAGGAGCCGCGCGGCGCCTGGACGCACGCCGTCACCGACAAGATGAAGACGCTGAAGTAAGCCTCGTCCGCTTCTTCCCTTCTCCCGCTCTTAGGCGGGAGAAGGTGCCCGAACGCAGTGAGGGCGGATGAGGGACGCTGGTGAAGCGCTCGACCGCCCCTCATCCGCCTCGGCTTCGCCTCGGCACCTTCTCCCGCAAGCGGGAGAAGGTAAGCGCGAGCCGTCACGCGATCTCACAGATGTCGAGGATGGTGAGCAGGTAGATGCGGATCATGTCGAGGTAGTCGACGATATCGACCCGCTCATCCGGCATGGTGTTGTAGCGGCCGCCGGGCCCGCACACGATCCCCTCCATGCCGGCGCTGCGATAGAGATGTGCCGCGTCCGTGCCGTAAAATCCAGGGGGCGTGATGGCGCCCGTCGGCTGCTCGGTGCCGCGCACCTCCCGATAAGCTGCGTTGATCGCCTTGACGATGCGGCTGTCGCGCGACACCTCGAAGGAGGGCATGGCCGGACGGCCGAGCTTGTGCTCCGGCGTGATGGTCGCCTTGAGACCCGGAAAGCGTTGCTCCAGCCCATCGAGCACCACACGGAAATCCGCGAAGGCGCCCTCCTCCGTCTGGCCCGGAGCATAGCGGCCAGATCCCTTGATGCGCACATAATCCGACACTTGCGGCGGGCGCCATTCATGCAGCTCCTTGCCGAGCGCGCCATGGACCACGCCCACATGCACGCGATTGATGCCTTCATGCTCGGGCGAAGGCGCGCCTGAGAATGTCATGGCGTTGAGGCGCGGAACGAGATCGCATGCGGCCGCGATCGCATCGACCGCCTCCTCGCGCTTCGACATGTGACGCGTATTGCCGAACAGCTCGATGACGAAGGTGAAGGCCGCGGCGTGCATGGTCAGGGCGGCGAGATCGGTCGGTTCGGAATTCACGAAGTAGTCGGCACGCAGCCCTTGCTTGATGAAGGCGAGCGTGCCGACGC from Rhizobiales bacterium GAS188 includes:
- a CDS encoding NitT/TauT family transport system substrate-binding protein, yielding MKKLALGRAAVFGLAAAVSLAALTTAQAADKVTLQLKWVTQAQFAGYYVAKDKGFYKEAGLDVTIKPGGPDVAPPQVIAGGGADVVIDWMPSALASREKGVALVNIAQPFKRSGMELTCRADTGIKSPTDFKNKTLGVWFSGNEYPFLAWMSKLGLKTDGSAGGVKVLKQGFNVDPLLQKQADCISTMTYNEYWQVIDGGIPADKLVVFKYEDQGVATMEDGLYAMEDKLKDPAFVEKLARFVKASEKGFEWAREHPTDAAKVVLDNDSTGAQTEKHQVRMMGEINKLTAGTDGTLVEADFTRTVKELLASGSDPVITKEPRGAWTHAVTDKMKTLK
- a CDS encoding acetylornithine deacetylase; translated protein: MTTPNTQSQHLTRKELLARIDERASLDFLSRMARHKSYSETEGERVLANFMAEEMKTLGLETELSPVEGERVNAIGRLRGVGGGKSLLFNGHIDTNPATEGWTVDPWGGKVDDTFIYGIGVSNMKAGDAAYFCALRTLIDAGVKLKGDVILTFVVGELQGGVGTLAFIKQGLRADYFVNSEPTDLAALTMHAAAFTFVIELFGNTRHMSKREEAVDAIAAACDLVPRLNAMTFSGAPSPEHEGINRVHVGVVHGALGKELHEWRPPQVSDYVRIKGSGRYAPGQTEEGAFADFRVVLDGLEQRFPGLKATITPEHKLGRPAMPSFEVSRDSRIVKAINAAYREVRGTEQPTGAITPPGFYGTDAAHLYRSAGMEGIVCGPGGRYNTMPDERVDIVDYLDMIRIYLLTILDICEIA